Proteins from a genomic interval of Pseudomonadota bacterium:
- a CDS encoding cytochrome b/b6 domain-containing protein, with protein sequence MSNIYLHPLPLRVWHWINASIVFVLIVTGIQLRIPDIHIFESYSIVVLIHKCFGFALAGSFLFWLFYYIFTGGFKKHYRFNLNDIRNMPQQALYYSFSIFKGGKNPFQPTPENKFNALQKIAYLSVMFLCVPVITITGILFSDILYFFSWIRAIGGVRILDTIHVAAAYVFVFYLLVHLYMATLGPKVHSHIKGMITGYEE encoded by the coding sequence ATGAGTAACATATACCTTCATCCGCTCCCGTTGAGGGTATGGCACTGGATTAATGCCTCCATCGTCTTCGTGCTCATCGTGACCGGTATCCAGTTAAGAATCCCTGATATCCACATTTTTGAGAGTTATAGCATTGTGGTCCTGATTCATAAGTGTTTTGGCTTTGCTCTGGCAGGGTCCTTTCTTTTCTGGCTCTTCTATTACATATTCACCGGCGGGTTTAAAAAACATTACCGTTTCAATCTGAACGACATCAGAAATATGCCACAGCAGGCCCTCTACTACTCGTTTTCGATCTTCAAGGGAGGGAAAAACCCCTTTCAACCTACACCTGAAAACAAATTTAATGCCTTACAGAAAATTGCCTACCTCTCCGTCATGTTTTTATGTGTTCCTGTCATTACAATTACAGGTATTCTCTTCAGCGATATCCTCTATTTCTTTTCGTGGATCAGGGCCATCGGGGGTGTACGGATTCTCGATACAATCCACGTTGCAGCAGCTTACGTGTTTGTCTTCTATCTTCTCGTACACCTTTACATGGCAACCCTGGGACCAAAGGTTCACTCCCATATAAAGGGTATGATAACGGGATATGAGGAATAA
- a CDS encoding multiheme c-type cytochrome has protein sequence MKFTYFLMFIMLFAAYSAAGNNESCIQCHTDESIMKSLVEIPITKGNTGSNAAIGPAGPPPLIRSETYYKRYYIDKVVLDKDPHFGNGCTTCHKGDEKSTDQEKAHKGIVKRPSADLKVCGDCHDDIAKTYQSSLHYTAQGLLSKISRRFSKKEEKVFTEKAFGQSCKSCHASCGDCHVSSPAIDGIRNSFLSGHRFVKKDEGKTCAVCHGGSIYPEYTGKYNGSPDVHYQKGLMCTDCHKKGHLHGDGNVYANKDDVKNRPKCKDCHKIGAEKKTTARLAHSKHDGKVSCYGCHAQDEYRNCSGCHEGKTSSSKTGFILGADPGNNKLLTTLRLIPISRETFLKAGIRMEQFDAVTDYRATPVHNIKKITGRTRSCDVCHVNKKGFLTKESLIKNGSKANESLIFRMPPLDIN, from the coding sequence ATGAAATTCACTTACTTCCTTATGTTTATCATGCTTTTTGCAGCATATTCCGCTGCGGGAAATAACGAAAGCTGCATTCAGTGCCACACAGATGAATCGATCATGAAATCACTTGTAGAGATACCCATTACTAAAGGAAATACCGGTTCAAACGCTGCTATCGGTCCGGCCGGACCACCCCCTTTAATCAGGTCTGAAACTTACTATAAGAGGTACTACATCGACAAGGTTGTACTCGATAAAGACCCGCATTTTGGAAACGGGTGCACCACCTGCCATAAGGGTGATGAGAAATCGACTGACCAGGAAAAAGCACACAAAGGTATTGTAAAGAGACCTTCTGCCGATTTAAAGGTGTGCGGCGACTGTCACGATGACATTGCCAAAACCTATCAGAGCTCATTGCATTATACAGCTCAGGGGCTACTCAGCAAGATATCCAGAAGGTTCTCAAAAAAAGAGGAGAAGGTTTTTACAGAAAAGGCCTTCGGGCAATCCTGCAAGAGCTGCCACGCCTCGTGCGGTGATTGCCATGTCAGCTCACCGGCCATCGACGGAATACGGAACAGTTTTTTAAGCGGACACAGGTTTGTGAAAAAGGATGAAGGGAAGACCTGTGCCGTCTGCCATGGCGGAAGCATCTACCCGGAATATACCGGTAAATACAACGGGAGTCCCGATGTTCACTACCAAAAAGGACTAATGTGCACAGACTGCCACAAAAAAGGACATCTCCACGGCGACGGCAATGTATACGCAAACAAGGACGATGTGAAGAACCGCCCAAAGTGCAAAGATTGTCACAAAATAGGAGCAGAGAAAAAAACCACAGCAAGATTAGCCCATTCAAAGCATGATGGAAAGGTAAGTTGTTACGGATGTCATGCCCAGGATGAATACCGTAACTGCTCCGGTTGTCACGAAGGAAAGACTTCTTCTTCGAAGACCGGTTTTATCCTCGGCGCTGATCCGGGAAATAATAAGCTCCTTACCACCTTACGGTTGATACCCATCTCACGGGAGACCTTCCTGAAGGCAGGCATAAGGATGGAGCAATTTGATGCGGTCACAGATTACAGGGCCACCCCTGTTCACAACATAAAAAAGATAACCGGGAGAACCCGCTCATGCGATGTGTGTCATGTAAATAAAAAGGGATTTCTCACAAAGGAGTCGCTTATAAAAAACGGCTCGAAGGCCAATGAAAGTCTGATTTTCAGGATGCCTCCTTTGGATATCA